TattagaaaacattttaatggtattctcctctttttttattattactagAATTATTACTCCCTATTTTAATTGACTTCTTAAATGGGCAACATCATTTGAACTATAGTGCAATTGTTTCAAACAAAACCAAgcaaccaacaacaaatatattaacattaacaagattaatataatttacaaGCTTTCTTTGCCGATGCCAAGAAGGATGAATAATGCATATGTCTACCGTATGgatcgaaaatcaaaaatcattttaagtGCACATAACTCTTTAAAATAGCAGTTAGACTACGCCTAGGTTTTTTCATCATTATTATGCGCACGCTTCAGTccaaaaattgaaattctaCACACATTCTCATTGCTCAGTTCGAGACATCACAATCACAAgccagaaaaagaaaactcaaaaCTTTTCACCTAAGTTCAACTTGAGCGACCGCAAACAACTCAAGATCAGCAAAGATCACAAGCGAAAATTGCTAAGAAACAATAGCCCAGACGTGATAACAACCACAAAATAGCCCAGCACAGACAACCAATCACCAACAATAGCccaaaaataattgaaacaaaaattgattaaaagccaacagaaaaaaaagatgaaaataattaattacatgAAACTAATTAATATACAACGTGGACACTAGATGTGTCCAAAGCTCAGataaaaaatccaaaacagCCTAAAGTCGAttgtacttttcttttttctatcCACAAATACAAccaacaaacaacagcaacagcaacaacaacaacagcagaaaccacaattttattaaacaatagTACTACTCTTACTACAGAACTTAAATAGCCACAAGTAAATAGAAATAGCCACAGCAATTAACTTTAAACAAGATGCccagacacagatacacacagaAACGTTTCTTCAAAACAGATTTGTATTCTTAGCCACATAACCGATACAATAGCCACTTAATTAGGATCGATCATAGCCAAGCAATAGAATCAGATACAAACTCAGAACCGGAAACAGGAAATCGTCAATCGTGAATCGTGAATTGCGAATCGCGAATCggaaaaaagaagcagcaCCAAATCGAActgcaaaaggcaaaaaccaTTATATCAATAATAGGATGAAAAACATAATGAACTAAAGAACAAAaccaatttttatttcaattattaacttataaacacaacaacaaccacagctccacacagttacagttacaacaacaacaatagccctagaaaataatattcataattaatcaatcaatcaatccgTAAAACCAACAACTTCAATAGTTATAAGCAATTGGcgtaaaacaaaaagaaaagcgagAAAGTACCACAGAAAACCAAAATCTTAGCCAGGCAAAAGTTTTGAgcatatttttcattatttttacaacaaacaaacaaactgatGTAAGTACAATTCATAAATTTAGACTTTTGGTAAACTACAATACAGAAAATAGAGCagaaaaaccattttttttttttgcattagaTAATTGCtacaaaattaaagaaatggACGATTTTTtagtggaaaacaaaagccaataAGCAAATAACAAGAATTCGCATTATAATTAGCAATAGCCCATAAGTACAGCAAAGTGTATTAGCAATAAAGCTaaaaacactaaaaaaaaaagcagagatttttaaaaaggaaacggaaaagtgaagaaaaaacataaaactgcaagaaaaatgtgaaactaATTTGTTCTGcgttaaaaaaagaaatccaaaataaatatgttttatttgataagtaatttataaacatattaCAATTTCgcttaatttgatttacaCAAGAGTAAATGTAATGCATACATTGTAAAccttaaattaatatttacaaCAGCAAAGGCAAAATTTCTGTTTAGTAAGGCGTGCataattgttattatattacacagacacacataactaagtttaagtttataattttcgttatctttattatttacttattatgttttaaacgcaaaaaaaaaataaaaaacaaaccagatatatacaatatatttacgaattaaacgtttattaataaaatgaaaaatattttagttaaaCCATTCGTTTATCGTTTGCATTCATTTAACACCACAGGAGGCTTTCCGTTCACACATTGCAGAATATAAGAAACTCGAATAtgaatattcaattaaattaagcacCGTCTAACAATTGCAACAAGATACTTAATACCATTATACGCAATAGTTATAATTGACAGATGACacgaatatgaatataaacTGAACAATAGCCCAAAGTAAATATTGGCCATGGTAGCAGTCGGAGAAACTATCCAACCTTCTAACGTGGCCAATATTTGCTCCATTTTCACATGCAAGAGatgagcaacaacaattggcACTCAACAGATGCAATTCCcaacaacaagaagaacaacaacaacaacaacaagaaaaacaataacaattataaaaggcaattgaaacattaatttcggttaattgaatttggtttttagttCAGTTCTTAAGTCGAATCTCACCACTTTCGAGAATTGTTTCGGCTCCAAACCCACTCACCCAAATTTTGGAATATTCCGAACCAGAATCAAAAATGGCACTAACTACACAGACGAGCCAAAGGAATCGTACATCTAAACTCAACACAGCTTCAGGGACCAACTAAAGGAGAAATgatttaaacttaaattaaagaacatattcaagaaaaaaaactgGTAAATCAATACTAAAATGTAACACACAGAAGCACCGAACGTGTGACTTGAAAAACTAAAGCTAAATCAAATTTTGAGGCATATCTTAAAGACGAGACATAAATCGAGGTAAAAATtgcgaaattaaaaaaaaaattgtgaaactATGCTAAATTATGCAGACCCGGAAAATCGTATGTGTGTACATAAATGAAGGAGCAACCCTTTTGGTaatctatatacatatatattatatacatttagcgtgtcaaaaataaatctaaacTTTAGATTctaaaagaaacaaaaaacatatatcTCTAAATGCAGTGAAACTTCAGGCCATGCTAACTTTGGATGAATTCtgattaaaattatatttgtaagagaaaaaaatgtatacgATATGCGAggaaattaaaactaaaactggaTTAAGTGTAAAAAGAACATACATATTTCGAtggcaaacaaaccaaaaaagaaaaatggaTTGAAAATGGAGAAACCCCTAATTTACATACAACTAATTATTCTTTCGCTTTGGCGGTGACCTTctgtgtaaataaaaaaaaaacaaatcaaatgaagagtaaaaaatgaaaaaaccaaccaaaataaggtaaattcaaattagcaaaatttttgtcaacaaaaaaatgacCTAGTAAATgctaaattcaaatttatagtACATATTTGTGTATGTATGAGTGTATTGCATAAGTTCGATGTGGGTAtataacaattattattaacatTATGCTTATCCCTTTCATTTCCAagttatatacattttgttCGCAAGACAAACGAATAAGTCGAATACTAAATTTGAAGGCAATAATAATGAACAAATGAAGAACATGTGCTGAACTGCTGAACTCCAATTGAATTGCAACAAGAGTAGGGAGACATTAACCGAAGTGAAACATTTCGAACCAACTCAAGTGTATGGCAAAAACATTGtaaaaaagcataaaaaacaGACCCGTTGAGAAAGTCAAGGACGCAGGCGAAAAAATTGCTTAAGAAAATAATGAGATTTGTGTATATGTGAACAGAATGAGAAAAAATAGAAGGTTTACTGAATTAACTGTCGGAAAGCAAAACTAAAAGGAAAAATTAACAACTTGCAGGTGGGACAGTCGGAATACAAACCCCAAAGAAAACTATTAACTTGTAATGATGTGAACTTGGAGCATACTCTCAGTATTTTTATGAATACTGtcaataaaacattaattaaagATTAACAACTTGTTTTCATTGCAATCGGGACAAGTGCATAATTATGGCATTGGtaagtatttaaaaatctTGGCTTTTGGCGAAAAATGTGTATTTCATTTGCTGTCAAATCCCAAATTTACGTACAGAGTTGACCCAACAAATTCTCCAGATGAAGTATACTTTCGACTTGTTCAGATAATCGTATaggtttttataaaaaaaaaaaaagcgaataAAAAAGTTAGCATCAATTGGTTTCAAGTAGAGCCGCAAAATTCGGAAATCCCCAGAATGACCATACAAGGACTGAAGTGTGACCTCAGCCCGACGGTGACCACCTGTCTGCAGCTGAAGGACTGCGTCCGTCCCGACTGCTGTCCCATCCGGGACCCCATTCCCTACGATGCCGAATGCTTTGTGCGGGACATTGGCCAGGAGCTGGACCAACTGACGCGTCGCCACGAGCGCATGTTCGTCAAGCGTCGCCGCTTAATGGAAATGGCCATACCCATACGCCGCACCTGCCGCTTTGTGCCCAAGTGCGCCTGCTCCTTTCCCAAGTCCATCGAAATGGTGCGTCCTTGCGACGCCCAGAATCACACCCGCACCGAGCAACTGGCTCTGCCCACCGTCCGTCGTTTGCTCCACAGGCGGCGCACGGCCATCCTGGCGGGCGACTCAATTGGCGAGTCCATACTGAACAGGTGGCTTCGCTACAGCTACCTATCGCTCTACAGTCGTCTCTCAAATGCACAGCCGTTGGTCAAACCGTAAGCCTACCAAGAGCAATGCCTATTTAAAAGATTACTAATTATCCTCTATACGAATTAATGTCCTTGCaggaagaaaaagaagaagaaaacggaGAAGCAGCTGGCTCGGCACGAGAAGTACATTGAAAAGTTGGCGAAACCAAAGAAAGCGCCCAAGATCCCAAAGCCGGTAAGTGAAAAACTGGCAGAGGAACTATGCAaatgttatattatttatattatattataggATCGGGGGGCGGGGGAGTTCGACCCCGTGCGTCTCAAGCAGCTGGCCAGTCCGAAGGCCTATTTGGAGGAGATCAAGCCCAAGTGGGAGCTGACCTCACAAATGAAGGACTACAAGGCGACCAAGCGAATCAAGCAAATATCACAGCCCGTTGTGCGGGATAATGTCCACATCAACGAGAATCCGGAGAAGGTCTCGCCCAATGCCCTTCGCTACAAACGtaagtacacacacacacacacacaacaactTTATTTGACCATATATTGATGACCATTTAGCGAGTGCCCGCATCAAGGAGATGTCCGAGCCACTGACCACGCGCGATGCCAACCAGGGATTGGCGGACGTCAAGGAGAATCCATTCGGGATCGCGCCAAACGCACTCAAATACAAGGCGAGCACACGGATCAAGGAGCTGGCGGAGCCCAAGGAGTTCGAGAACACGCACATCCGCGAGAATCCGTTTGCCATATCGCCGGCGGCACTGAAAGCCAAAGCCTCGCCACGCCTCATCGAGCTGGCCAAGCCCAAGGGCGGATAATGGGAACCGGACGGGGAGGGATCGTCTCCATAATTATTGCCGTCATTATTGGTGTTCtaagtttttcatttcggcTACATTTGGTATCGAGTTTTCTATTAAATTTGTCTTTGGTTTGCTAAAAACATCGTGATGTTTTACAATTATTTCGAGTACTGATAAAATCCCCAATTTTAAACTGGTTTTTTTATCTCCTACGGCTTTTCATTCCATTCAAACAAAGTGGGTCAAATATGTTTGggttttttcgtttgtttgtaTTACTTAAAATTTAGACAGCTCAAACTGACAATggcttttaaataataattaatttagaTTTGAGTTTATTGTTATCTTTCTCACAGCTCCAGTGGAGTGGGTCCACTCAAAGCCGTCCGCTATCAGTTAATTGGTTTAGCAATATCATTTGTTTTCggtgttttgctttttaacggggtaaacataaaatataattcgACCATAAATTAGGATCATTGCGAAATcaaaatgggggaaaataaTACGTAAATAATTACAACATAATCAAGGATCAATGTATTACTGCCAATTGGTAAAACTAAAGAATTCGCGAATTTTGGATTCGGGGCGGGTCTGCAGGCGTTTCAATTGGactaaacttaaatattcGCCGGAAATAATACTCAAATGAATGCACTGAAGACATTgggacaaataaaaaattggacGTAAAGGAAAATTAAGAACTTTCAAGGTGTTTCTTTcaacaattcaaattttggCTGTGGCAACAACAGAAACTGTCTAGTGTCGATTATATAAGCGCCAACGTTGTTGCCCATGATGTTATAGATTTGCTGATCGCGCCGGCGATGACAGTGGTGCCCATCTAGGACATGTTCAGGATAATGGCGCGGGTAAAGTCCTGCGTGGTCGATTGTCCGCCCAGATCCTTGGTACGCACCTTGCCATCGTTCAGCACCTTGTTGATGGCATTCTGGATGATCTCGCCGTAGGTGGGCAGGTTGATGTGGCGCAACAGCTTCACGCCGCAGAGCAGCATGGCAGTGGGATTAGCCACATTCTTGCCCACGGCCTCGGCGAAGGTGTGACGTGCACCCTGCAATCAGAAATCGGAATTAGAGATAAGAGTTTGAAGTCGATTCGCACGGCCAGGGTCGAGGACCATGTAAATCAGAGTTTAAGCTTTATCTTTAGGTTAAGATTATCTTTATGGGCAATCTTACCGGCTCAAAGACCACGGATTCCGAGGAGTAGGAGgcgccagcaacaacaccagcacCGCCCACAAGACCACTTGCCAGATTGTCCACAATAGCACCATATAGATTGGGAGTGACCATCACGTCGAATTGATTGGGGTTGGAAACCATCTGCATGGTCGTGTTGTCCACAATCATCTTCTCAAACTGGATGCGTGGATAGAGACGGGAAACCTCTTCGCAGGAGCGTAGGAAAAGGCCGTCGCCCAGCTTCATGATGTTCGCCTTGTGCACGGCGGTGACCTTCTTGCGCTGGTTCTTCGTGGCATAGTCAAAGGCGAACTTGGCGATGCGCATGGACTTTTTGGCGGTAATAATCTTCAGACACTCCACAATTCCGGGCACCGACTCGTGCTCCAGCGCCGAGTACTCGCCCTCGGTCTGCTCGCGAATAATCACCGTGTCGATGTTGGTGTGGCGCGTCTTGACACCGGGCAAACTGCGGACATGCACCACATTCGCATAGAGGTCCAGGTCGTTGCGGAGCTTCATGTTTAGGGTCTGCAGGTCACCCACATTGCTGTAGTCGGGTGTGGCCAAAACGCCCTGCAAGAGCACATTGTTTAGTATTTACCACACTATTCTAATTTGTTGCAAACGTACCTTAATGCACACTTTGTTTTTCTGAATGGAGGCCACCACATCCTCCAGTTTGGCACTAAGCACTGGGTTGATTTCGGAAAGGAAGTAGCACTCGAAGTCCACGGGAACGCTGGCTGCCTGTGCGATAAGATAAGACAATTATGCATATGGACTTGGCTTGAGAAGCTATAGAATTTACATAgccctttatttttttagattAGAAAATTCGAATTTTTTAAGTCGCTGAACACATGTGTTTTAAGTATTGGTTAAGCTTAATTTTAACAGTGTCTTTTacttattaaaaattccaaagaTCCAAAAATATAGTTAAACGGGAAAATCTCAAAAACTCTACTAACTTTTTCAAGTAGCCACTTATCACATATCTTTACGATACAGATaagtttaatgttttgatttatataattttaaaactcGTGATCGGGAAAATGGAAGTGTTATCAAATATAGTGCGATCTGTAAATATTGTGTGcgcatttttaaaaatcttaaagCTAACTTCTAGAGCCGTATGCTTTCTGAATCTAATAGATTCTAGAAATATATGCAATGAACTAAACGTAGAATTACCaggtttaaaaaatatacatctTAAACATAAGAAACCAAGCTGACAGTGTTCCTCAGCTTAAATACCCTTTTTTATAAGCCAGCATCACACTCGACAGCAGAAAAGGTCGCATTGGAACACTGTATATGAATGATGGACTCTTGGATGGATAGCTACCTTGAAGACCTCCTGGAGGGAGTAGACCAGCTCGGGACCCACACCGTCGCCGGGAATCAGTGTGCATGTGGTCCTGTTGGCGCCATAGTTATCCTGAAAGACCAATTAGTTTCCCGGTTACATTTGGTGCCGCTGAATTAGCGCATATAACTCACCGCAGCCCGGACCGTCGACGTGGTGTGCAGACTACGTGCTGCCGCAGCCTAAAACGAggagaatggaatggaatggataAGGCTGGCTAGGATTATaacctcaaaaaaaaaatataagaactGGGCCCCAGCGCAGAAATATTCGCACAGCGCGTCGCGAGCAAGTGTTTATGTAAGAGCTGCGGTTTGGATGGCCGTTTACCTGCATGAAGGTGCGTCCAACGGTTCTCGCCAGCATCGACATTTTGGTATTCGGTTAGCTAGATCTTCCGGCTGTTGCTCCAAAATCAAATGTGTGTCCTTTGGGCACGGGAAATTTGATTGCAATGTGATTTTTGCTCCGGTGCCAAACCGAAAATTTCAATAGGACCAAATCGACCACGCAAACCAGCTGATTGCCTCTGACTACCAGGGCTGGCAACAGCCGCCCACGAAACTGGCGCGTCCAGTGCTGGTCAACGATCAACTATTGCGATTTTGGCGGGCGAAAATTAGTAACGAACATATACGAATATTGAATATCTCAATTTTGGGGCAACCACATAGTAACCAGTTTTTGAATACATTTGCCTTGCCTACCATCTTTCTGCTTCAGAATAgagaaattacatttttcaatgatatagaaaagaaaaaaatttcaTTGCAATTTTGACATttagcaaatattttaatcaatttatttattttagtttttttttttgctaaattatttttatttatgaactaATCACAATGTTCttcaaaaacacaaaattttCCAATTCCAGCCAGCCTCAGTAATATTTCATATTGCATTTATCGCGTAGTTTCCACAGCGCCCAACGCTCAGGGGTTCGACTTCTTAAGGATCTCCCCAAAGTATTTGTGGTGTGGATTTAATAATGATGGTTTCTAtgtataatttgtataattgaAGCTAAACAAAAtgatacaaatatatatatataagtgcTTTTTCGTTTAAACTGTGATCTCTAATTGGACAAATTACATATTGCTGGTAATCTTTCACGTTTAGTGGCTTTCGTACCATCTTCTCCTGGACTAATAACAAATAGTAAGTGTATCTTCTTGTTTCTGGAGGAAGGGGACACGGGACGTAGTCTACAAATACAAGAGTCCGCTGGCAGCGGCGTGGGCCATTAAGGTGTTGGCCGCCTGTTGGGTCTCCAGCATGAGGCGAGCCTCCTTCATCCAATCGCCGGCAATCTTGCGGGATGCACCCTGCAGCAGATTCATGTACTTGAGCGCCTGCAGGAAATCGCTGCGATCCACATGGTACCTGCGAAACATAAAGGATTACTTTCAATATTTGTACGCTACTCGTGGTATATCGCCAGACCTGGCCCTGTTTAGGATATCGTAGGTGTCCAGTTTGCTATAGTCGAAGGGTTTGTTCTCGAGTTCGTCCTTGGATATGGGATTGTCGGGTCGCAAGATGAACAGCGATTGCAGATAGGACAGGAAGTAGATTGGCAGACCGGCTCCATCCTCGGGCACCAAAGCCAATCGTCGCGCCACGCGCTCCACATTCAGGAAACGCTCGCGCAACGCATCTTCAGGATATACACCGCGTTCCTGTGCCTCCATCGGGACACTCTGCAGCACGGCTGCCACCAGGTCGTCACCCTCTGTAAGCACATGGATTTAACCACTGTAATCGAAATGAAGTAAACCTTTCAACTTACTAGCCACCTTGGCAATGGCATTGATTTCGTTCTTTAACGGGCGCAACTTCTCCTTGTAGTGCACGCCAGGAGTGGCGGCGCGCACGGAGGCCCACAGAGCTTGGCAGGCGGCCCAAAGGGCCTGCGCCTGATTGGCAGTACGCTCCGCATCCGCACGCTCTgcaaaatgttgaaaataatGTTATTAGCACACGATATCAATGAATAAAGTCAAGAACCAGTAGGGTAGGTAGGGTGGTTATATGACAATGTATTTCATGTTTCCTCTGTGAATATACCTTGAAACACATCCTCTATCTCTAAAGTAGCAGCATGTTTTGGAAAGGTTTGAAAACCATTATATATCTAGCCAGGCTCTACACGCTAGCTACATTCAACGGATAACTTATGAAACGTTTAACTTACCTGCTAGAGCGGCGTCCATTCCGCGCAGTTTGCCGAGCATCGCGGCCAATTGTAGCTTATAGTTAGCCTTTTCGGTCGCCAGCTTGTCCTCAAGCTCGCGCTTAAAGCTTCGCGTCAGATCGGTCTCCCGCTGCGCCACGATGTCCTTTATGTGATCGGCATGGGCCTCTGCTTGTTTTTTAAGCTGCAGGCGCAACAACTTATCAGACTCGGCGTGGATGTGGAAgatttttttctggttttccaCGGCCAACTTGCGCCGCTCGGCCTCCAAGTGGTATTCCAGTTGGGCGCGCAAAGCCTCCGAATCGTTGTCGCCGCGAACCGAGTCAATGGCTCTCTTCAGGCGCAGCTCACCATCGGTTTGCAAGCGCTGCAGCTCTTTCTGGTAGGCCAGGACATGGGTGTAGGCGTGCAGGATGAACAAGTCTAGGTCCTCCTTTGACAGATTTAGTTTCTTATCCGCCAAACTGAGGCCGGGGAAGATAGACTCGATCTCGTCAATGAAGTAGTTTCGCGCCTTCTCCACATTGCGCCAGTACTTGTCTGACACACTGGCCGTGTCCTTGTGCCGGTAGAGCTCGTCCTTGACGTTGCCAATGTGGTCCACCAGCTTCTTGATCTTGTCGCGCACCGCCTCCACCTTTTTGGCGTTTTGTGCCGTTGCCGCAGCACTCAGGGCGATCTCGCAGGCGACTGCAATTGATAGTAGGGAAATGTAACTCATATTTGGATGCTATTTAGCAAACGATAGACTTACCAATCTTCTCCTGAGCCTCACGGGCTGCTCGCTCTGCCGTACCCACTGCCGTATCACGGGCACTCGCGCGATTTTTCAGCGTGGTCCAGAGAGAGTTCTCTCCATTCTCTACGGCCTTGTCAACGACCTTACGGACATCGTCGTTAAAGCTGAAcgatatttaaatttaaaattatgcCAATTCTGTACGGGAATTGCTAACCTCTTCAAAACGCCTATAGCGGCGTTGTACTCCTTGACGGCCAGTTGAGCAGCCAGCTCGATGGCCTTCTCCAACTCAATAACGTCGCGGGGCAGCGGAATATCCTTAGGCTTGGCGGCGGGCGCAGGCGGTGCTGCTGGCTTCTCGGATTTCACCACTGGCTTTGCTTCAGTCTTGCTGACTTCGCTAGGTTTTGAGGCCTTCTTTTCCTCAGCAGGAGGAGCCTTCGCCGACTCCACTTTAGACTTCTTGGACTTATCAtcgccgctgccgccgccaaACAGACCCGTCACCTTAGAGGTAACAGAGTCCACGGTGGAGGTCACTGTCTCGATGCCAGACTTGACCTTATCGATCTGATCGTTGACGTTCTTGGTGATGTCCTTGAATGGCGGCTCCTCCTGCAGAGCCACCTTAATGACGGAACCTGCGCCGGGCACATTCTTCTCCACCAATTTGCGGAAGTCGTTGTCGTATCTGGAAAATGATTTCTacattattcatttatttatgctattCTGGTGCAACACAAAAATCTTTCGGCTGCCGTTTATTGGCAGCAGTATTGCAAAGGACCTTCCCGGCCCAATCTTAAACCTATATTGTGGCTCTATTTACTTTGCGTAGGTGATGACTCCGCCGACAGCTGCCAATGGTGAGACGAAAAGGACCACTTTGCCGAAGCCAGCTTCGCGCATAtgcggtggcggcggcaggCTCTGGTATCCTTGATGTCCTTGATCGCCTTGCTGTTCCTGTTGCCGCCTGCCATGCTCCCGGCTTCCACTTCCGCTGGTGCTTCCCCCAAACTGCCTGTTGTTTGCGGTCGTCTGCTGCAGCGTACGCTGTGTCAATGAAAGGCTAACATTTAGGACCATCACATTTAAGGTAAATGGCCAGCCCGTTGACACCCCCCGCGCCCGTGAACAACTGGAATTTTGGAGCTTTTCGCCCAATTCCTGGGCTTGGGAGATGACATAACCAGCGCCTCTTGTTGTATTTTCGCCAACCGCTTGTTTGTGGGCGCGCGGGTGTGTGGGGCAACGTGACGATCGATTTTCACGTTATCAAACAGCTAGAAATGAATGGGTCAAAGACTCACCTGCAGGGCGCACTTGCACTGATCTCGCACCGCTAGCCGATACATGGTGTTGATTTTGCTGTGATCCTGATCTGCtcgtgctcctgctccttcggCTACCGTAAATTTCAAGTCCCGGCGGCGTGAATTAAATTTTGCCCAATTCGTTCGAAGCTGGCTCGACTGCGTCAGCGCTGGTGGGTGAATGGCTGGCCAGTGCTGCTGCTTCCTCTTCCATCCcccacactcacacgcacacgcacacgtgTCCTGCGTGCTGCTCGTCGTCCTTTTCGCTTCGCTTGCTCCTTTGCCCGCGCCACTCGAATTCGATCACTCAATTTTGGTTTGTGTTTTGATGGGAAAAGTGTCGGCAACATATACGCATTTACTCGATAGGCCAGTCAGAATACATTTGATTTAGAGATGGACGCGTTAGTTTTAGATACGTTACGATATCTACAATTTTTATAACAAGTCTTAAATTGTCAGAATTGTCAGTGTTCTACAAATGGATTACATGGTTTAACGATGTTCATAGCTTAATAGTTATCAACAAAAAATCAATCATAAACAAATTCGTGGGGGAATCCCAATACATTTGCGATACTTCTTATGAAGGCCAGTTCCCATCTCCAATAGCAAGCTATTTGCTATCGTTCGCTGTGAATGGCAAACAGCTGACTGTTACGCGATTCGAAAAGAAGAAGAGCAGCTACTTTTTGTATGGATTTATAGGTTTATCTTTGTCGTTTTAAGAAAGTAAAATGCTAAGAACTTTTGTGACAAGCGGTAAGTTGAAATCAGCTATTAGAGTTTACAAGTTTACGGGTTTTAAATGACCATTACTTCCAGCGCTGAGAAGCGTTTGCCGCCAGTCGCCGGCGGCATCTTCGTTGATTCCTTTGGTCCAGCGGACACAACGTGCCACTTTGATGACTCTATCCCGTCCTAGCCTGTTGCCCACGCCATCACTGGCATCTCCTGCTCATCACCAGcttcttcagcttcagcttccGGGTGTGCTAACAGCCACTGGATCACCATCAAACACACGAAACGTGACCAAGTTCTCGCTGGTGAAGGGTAAACGAAAGACCGTCAAGGCTGTACTGAAACGGTTTAAGCGCCTGGACTGGGGCGCCTGGATACGCACCCATTCCGGTCGTCAGAAGAAGCTCTTCAAGAAATCCTCGGCTTTGCGACGCCGCCTCAAGCAGCACGTCTTCACCAATGCCACGCAGAGCTGGCTGCTGGACAAGATGGTCACCAACTATTGGCGGCGCCCAAAATATTTCATCAACGATCCCTA
This genomic stretch from Drosophila yakuba strain Tai18E2 chromosome 3R, Prin_Dyak_Tai18E2_2.1, whole genome shotgun sequence harbors:
- the LOC6537682 gene encoding MICOS complex subunit Mic60 isoform X2 — its product is MYRLAVRDQCKCALQRTLQQTTANNRQFGGSTSGSGSREHGRRQQEQQGDQGHQGYQSLPPPPHMREAGFGKVVLFVSPLAAVGGVITYAKYDNDFRKLVEKNVPGAGSVIKVALQEEPPFKDITKNVNDQIDKVKSGIETVTSTVDSVTSKVTGLFGGGSGDDKSKKSKVESAKAPPAEEKKASKPSEVSKTEAKPVVKSEKPAAPPAPAAKPKDIPLPRDVIELEKAIELAAQLAVKEYNAAIGVLKSFNDDVRKVVDKAVENGENSLWTTLKNRASARDTAVGTAERAAREAQEKIVACEIALSAAATAQNAKKVEAVRDKIKKLVDHIGNVKDELYRHKDTASVSDKYWRNVEKARNYFIDEIESIFPGLSLADKKLNLSKEDLDLFILHAYTHVLAYQKELQRLQTDGELRLKRAIDSVRGDNDSEALRAQLEYHLEAERRKLAVENQKKIFHIHAESDKLLRLQLKKQAEAHADHIKDIVAQRETDLTRSFKRELEDKLATEKANYKLQLAAMLGKLRGMDAALAERADAERTANQAQALWAACQALWASVRAATPGVHYKEKLRPLKNEINAIAKVAKGDDLVAAVLQSVPMEAQERGVYPEDALRERFLNVERVARRLALVPEDGAGLPIYFLSYLQSLFILRPDNPISKDELENKPFDYSKLDTYDILNRARYHVDRSDFLQALKYMNLLQGASRKIAGDWMKEARLMLETQQAANTLMAHAAASGLLYL
- the LOC6537682 gene encoding MICOS complex subunit Mic60 isoform X1 — protein: MYRLAVRDQCKCALQRTLQQTTANNRQFGGSTSGSGSREHGRRQQEQQGDQGHQGYQSLPPPPHMREAGFGKVVLFVSPLAAVGGVITYAKYDNDFRKLVEKNVPGAGSVIKVALQEEPPFKDITKNVNDQIDKVKSGIETVTSTVDSVTSKVTGLFGGGSGDDKSKKSKVESAKAPPAEEKKASKPSEVSKTEAKPVVKSEKPAAPPAPAAKPKDIPLPRDVIELEKAIELAAQLAVKEYNAAIGVLKSFNDDVRKVVDKAVENGENSLWTTLKNRASARDTAVGTAERAAREAQEKIVACEIALSAAATAQNAKKVEAVRDKIKKLVDHIGNVKDELYRHKDTASVSDKYWRNVEKARNYFIDEIESIFPGLSLADKKLNLSKEDLDLFILHAYTHVLAYQKELQRLQTDGELRLKRAIDSVRGDNDSEALRAQLEYHLEAERRKLAVENQKKIFHIHAESDKLLRLQLKKQAEAHADHIKDIVAQRETDLTRSFKRELEDKLATEKANYKLQLAAMLGKLRGMDAALAEIEDVFQERADAERTANQAQALWAACQALWASVRAATPGVHYKEKLRPLKNEINAIAKVAKGDDLVAAVLQSVPMEAQERGVYPEDALRERFLNVERVARRLALVPEDGAGLPIYFLSYLQSLFILRPDNPISKDELENKPFDYSKLDTYDILNRARYHVDRSDFLQALKYMNLLQGASRKIAGDWMKEARLMLETQQAANTLMAHAAASGLLYL
- the LOC6537684 gene encoding 39S ribosomal protein L35, mitochondrial; translated protein: MLRTFVTSALRSVCRQSPAASSLIPLVQRTQRATLMTLSRPSLLPTPSLASPAHHQLLQLQLPGVLTATGSPSNTRNVTKFSLVKGKRKTVKAVLKRFKRLDWGAWIRTHSGRQKKLFKKSSALRRRLKQHVFTNATQSWLLDKMVTNYWRRPKYFINDPYKPYHSRNEYYATQSKTFKV